One region of Carya illinoinensis cultivar Pawnee chromosome 8, C.illinoinensisPawnee_v1, whole genome shotgun sequence genomic DNA includes:
- the LOC122319324 gene encoding ATP-dependent DNA helicase Q-like SIM isoform X7, whose product MHDQCLKLAKHGISACFLGSGQPDSSVEQKAMRGMYDIIYVCPETILRLIEPLQRLAESRGIALFAIDEVHCVSKWGHDFRPDYRRLSVLRENFSACNLKFLEFDIPLMALTATATIRVREDILKSLSMSKETKIVLTSFFRSNLRFSVKHSRTSSPSSYGKDFCELIDIYVRKRKTGYKKQITMSEELGGASDGPDISCIYKADGISRNDQNHTEDSYSDRDIDEPYSMKENGSTAMKGKEMSIEYLENDVDVFHGVDDWDVAFGEFCGQSPHACWGSSGLSKTVDPPNEPKEILRLLHEPLEQGLTIIYVPTRKETLNITKYLCERGVKAAAYNASLPKSHLRQVHKEFHENNLEVVVATIAFGMGIDKLNVRRIIHYGWPQSLEAYYQEAGRAGRDGKLADCTLYANLTRVPSLLPSKRSEEQTKHAYKMLSDCFRYGMNTYRCRAKTLVEYFGEDLSYEKCLLCDVCVDGPPGMQNLKEEADVLMQAIASHHEKESFMDGSYDDATCTGMKQWHSMEMPNLRMLVGKIREQVTLNLACVCVFCDGGNVCARCFIWGFKTFLKFLLFVCFYLMATCSPKNLWQLICYGGEVLHGLWKIKDTFERQIRSPTGDGNSEVLVCTRLKLGATSMFVRLIAPHAWIHVQIQFPEPTKLGLELFQSEKDQFFYVYPEADMLLSVSKHKSCTTFSEWGKGWADPEIRRQRLERMQVQRNRKPERSTAPRKRKHRGPQTSRSRKSSKRNPDLRTVRGRIESKLSKYQ is encoded by the exons ATGCATGATCAGTGCTTAAAACTTGCAAAACATGGGATCTCTGCTTGCTTTCTTGGGTCTGGGCAACCTGACAGTTCTGTGGAACAGAAAGCAATGAGAGGCATGTATGACATAATATATGTTTGTCCAGAGACAATTTTAAG ATTGATAGAACCACTTCAGAGGCTTGCAGAAAGTCGTGGAATTGCTTTATTTGCAATCGATGAAGTCCATTGTGTTTCCAAGTGGGGCCATGATTTTCGGCCTGATTACAG GCGATTGTCTGTGCTGCGGGAGAACTTCAGTGCttgcaatttaaaatttttagaatttgataTACCACTGATGGCATTGACTGCTACTGCCACAATACGGGTTCGAGAAGACATTCTTAAGTCTCTATCCATGTCGAAGGAAACAAAGATTGTGCTTACTTCATTTTTCCGCTCAAATCTTCGGTTTTCG GTAAAACATAGTAGAACATCTTCACCATCTTCCTATGGGAAGGATTTCTGTGAACTGATAGACATATACGTCAGAAAGAGAAAGACTGGTTACAAGAAACAGATTACAATGTCAGAAGAATTAGGTGGTGCATCTGATGGCCCTGATATTAGTTGCATATATAAGGCAGATGGAATCTCTCGAAATGATCAAAACCACACTGAGGATTCGTATTCGGACAGAGATATTGATGAACCATATTCAATGAAGGAAAATGGGTCAACAGCTatgaagggaaaagaaatgtcCATTGAATATTTGGAAAATGATGTGGATGTCTTTCATGGTGTGGATGATTGGGATG TTGCCTTTGGTGAATTCTGTGGGCAATCTCCTCATGCATGCTGGGGTTCGAGTGGGTTATCAAAGACAGTCGATCCACCAAATGAGCCGAAAGAAATACTAAGACTTCTCCATGAACCTTTAGAACAAGGATTGACCATTATATATGTTCCTACTAGAAAAGAGACATTGAACATCACAAAATATCTTTGTGAGCGTGGTGTGAAGGCTGCTGCTTATAATGCTTCG TTGCCAAAATCACATTTAAGGCAGGTTCACAAGGAATTTCATGAAAACAATTTAGAG GTTGTCGTTGCAACAATTGCTTTTGGAATGGGAATTGACAAGTTGAATGTCCGAAGAATTATCCACTATGGTTGGCCACAG AGTTTGGAGGCATACTATCAAGAAGCTGGTCGAGCTGGCAGGGATGGGAAATTAGCAGATTGCa CTCTGTATGCAAATCTAACACGAGTACCATCACTCTTGCCGAGCAAAAGAAGTGAAGAGCAGACGAAACATGCATATAAGATGCTATCTGACTGCTTCAG ATATGGCATGAATACTTATCGCTGTCGGGCTAAGACACTTGTGGAGTACTTTGGGGAGGATCTGAGTTATGAGAAGTGTCTCTT ATGTGATGTTTGTGTTGATGGACCTCCTGGAATGCAGAATTTGAAAGAGGAGGCAGATGTGTTGATGCAGGCTATTGCTTCTCATCAT GAGAAGGAAAGTTTTATGGATGGCTCATATGATGATGCTACATGCACTGGCATGAAGCAATGGCACTCTATGGAAATGCCGAATCTCAGAATGCTTGTTGGTAAAATAAGGGAGCAGGTGACACTAAATTTAgcctgtgtgtgtgtgttctgcGATGGTGGGAATGTGTGTGCCAGATGTTTTATATGGGGGTTTAAGACGTTTCTCAAATTCTTgctatttgtttgtttttatctGATGGCCACATGCAGTCCCAAAAATTTGTGGCAACTGATCTGCTATGGTGGCGAGGTCTTGCACGGATTATGGAAGATAAAGGATACATTCGAGAGGCAGATAAGAAG TCCAACTGGGGACGGAAATAGCGAAGTACTTGTTTGCACCCGTCTAAAACTAGGAGCTACATCCATGTTCGTACGTCTGATAGCACCCCATGCGTGg ATTCATGTTCAGATTCAATTCCCAGAGCCAACAAAACTCGGCCTGGAACTTTTTCAATCTGAAAaggatcaatttttttatgtttatccGGAGGCAGATATGCTGCTGTCAGTGAGCAAGCACAAATCTTGTACAACTTTCTCAGAATGGGGAAAAGGCTGGGCGGATCCTGAGATCCGACGCCAGCGCTTAGAGAGGATGCAGGTGCAACGGAATAGAAAGCCAGAAAGGTCAACTGCACCACGGAAACGAAAGCATCGAGGACCACAAACCTCACGAAGTAGAAAATCAAGTAAACGCAACCCAGATTTAAGAACTGTTAGAGGAAGGATAGAATCGAAACTCTCAAAATATCAGTGA